One region of Gilliamella sp. ESL0405 genomic DNA includes:
- a CDS encoding addiction module antidote protein yields the protein MTTKLKTFDVVDFLNTDEEMQEYLNAAIEEGDPKFLFIALGDIARAKNISQLSRDTGISREGIYKALSGEGNPTFNTIFKIVQALGLQMQFSSQKHADCC from the coding sequence ATGACTACAAAACTAAAAACTTTTGACGTAGTTGATTTTTTAAATACTGATGAAGAGATGCAAGAATATTTAAATGCCGCAATAGAAGAAGGAGACCCTAAATTTTTATTTATTGCACTTGGTGATATAGCTAGAGCTAAAAACATCAGTCAGCTTTCACGTGATACGGGTATAAGCCGTGAGGGTATTTATAAAGCATTATCAGGTGAGGGGAATCCTACTTTTAATACAATCTTTAAAATTGTTCAAGCATTAGGTTTGCAAATGCAGTTTTCCTCACAAAAACATGCAGATTGTTGTTAA
- a CDS encoding MarR family transcriptional regulator — MAIPIATVEQLIEKFKSRGMSSNYDEIFLSRLLQFSTEALLENLNQAYRQYQLDDKLFAVLLVINTFHPEGVKPSQLSELTHFSRVQVTRCVETLVKNELVIRQADPHDRRSHCLILSNKGINFFKNEIPPIEKRVVQAWQIISQEERQQLRSILLKLLKHLEQ; from the coding sequence ATGGCAATCCCTATTGCAACGGTTGAACAACTGATTGAAAAATTTAAATCTCGTGGAATGTCTTCAAATTATGATGAGATCTTCTTAAGTCGTTTATTGCAGTTTAGCACTGAAGCACTTTTAGAAAACCTAAATCAAGCCTACCGACAATACCAACTGGACGATAAATTATTTGCTGTTTTATTAGTCATAAACACCTTTCACCCTGAAGGAGTCAAACCGTCGCAACTCAGTGAATTAACCCATTTTTCTCGGGTGCAAGTGACACGATGTGTAGAAACATTAGTAAAAAATGAATTAGTTATACGACAAGCTGATCCGCATGATCGCCGCTCACATTGTTTAATTTTAAGCAACAAAGGGATCAATTTTTTTAAAAATGAAATCCCCCCTATCGAAAAAAGGGTTGTTCAAGCCTGGCAAATTATCAGCCAAGAGGAGCGTCAACAATTGCGCTCAATCTTACTGAAACTTTTAAAACACCTTGAGCAGTAA
- the hlyD gene encoding secretion protein HlyD: MTKKRLIPLLLLVIILISGAIWFINKNPSSLVLYGNVDIRTVNSSFRVSGRLMQLNYEEGDPIKQGDLLAKLDAKPYQNAVNQAKANLMVKQAQLDLMINGYRKEEVAQAAAQVLQYQASYDYAENNYQRMAKLIKSSSISKDQFDNSLTLRDQAKANLQTAKQKLEKLTNGYRKEEIEAAQATVQAAQAELAQAELNLSDTELYAPSQGTISTRAVESGTMLTAGSPIYAISLDRPVWVRAYIDEINLHQAIPGRTVYVFTDSQPDKPYIGQIGFVSPTAEFTPKTVETPVLRTDLVYRLRIQINETGQGQADDMLRQGMPVTIKFAQ, translated from the coding sequence ATGACAAAAAAACGACTTATCCCGCTATTATTGTTAGTAATAATTCTAATCAGCGGTGCAATTTGGTTTATTAATAAAAACCCTTCTTCATTAGTTTTATATGGTAATGTTGATATCCGTACAGTAAACAGTAGCTTTCGTGTGTCAGGGCGTTTGATGCAATTGAATTATGAAGAAGGTGATCCTATTAAACAAGGCGATCTATTAGCCAAACTCGATGCTAAACCTTATCAAAACGCCGTTAATCAAGCTAAAGCCAATTTAATGGTTAAGCAAGCGCAACTTGATTTAATGATAAACGGATATCGCAAAGAAGAAGTGGCTCAAGCAGCTGCACAAGTTTTACAGTATCAGGCAAGTTATGATTATGCTGAAAATAACTATCAGCGTATGGCGAAATTAATCAAATCATCTTCAATATCTAAAGATCAATTCGATAACAGTTTAACTTTGCGTGATCAAGCCAAAGCTAATTTACAAACCGCTAAACAAAAGCTTGAAAAGCTTACTAATGGTTATCGTAAAGAAGAGATTGAAGCAGCACAAGCCACCGTGCAAGCTGCGCAAGCAGAGCTAGCCCAAGCTGAGCTTAATTTATCAGATACCGAACTTTATGCACCTTCCCAAGGTACAATTTCAACCCGAGCGGTTGAATCCGGCACCATGTTGACTGCCGGCTCACCGATCTATGCCATTTCATTAGATCGGCCGGTTTGGGTACGAGCCTATATCGACGAAATTAATTTACATCAAGCCATACCCGGAAGAACGGTTTATGTCTTTACCGATTCTCAGCCGGATAAACCTTATATTGGGCAAATTGGCTTTGTGTCTCCCACGGCCGAATTTACACCGAAAACAGTTGAAACCCCAGTACTTCGCACTGATTTAGTTTACCGTTTACGTATTCAAATCAATGAAACCGGCCAAGGTCAAGCTGATGATATGTTGCGCCAAGGCATGCCGGTAACAATAAAATTTGCCCAATAA
- a CDS encoding ATP-binding cassette domain-containing protein produces MQNRQQIVLDKVTKQFEHKDHQVTTALKPLSTTISAHGVTGLVGPDGAGKTTLLRMLAGLLTPSSGQIKVAQYNPIDDRDQLRAMLGYMPQKFGLYEDLTVIENLNLFADLRHIKKDERQQMVDKLLTFTDLARFTERLAGKLSGGMKQKLGLACTLLGEPQILLLDEPGVGVDPISRQELWHMVHQLANEGMLIIWSTSYLDEAEQCETILLMNQGELLFQGAPQCLTQRVKDRVYLLSSPISHRQLLRAALKLPQISDGVIEGDRIRLILKLNESIDQVIANLKIANISYQPTAGRFEDAFIDRLGGISNKESILTKIMPNVTGLPDDIVIEAKDLTRTFGDFIATDHVNFTIKRGEIFGLLGPNGAGKSTTFKMMCGLLPISSGQALVLGFDLKKSATQVRERIGYMAQRFSLYDKLTVQQNLNFFSGIYGLMGSEQTQRINEMITAFSFEPILDQTPQSLPLGFKQRLALACALMHKPDIVFLDEPTSGVDPITRREFWIHINSLVEKGVTVMVTTHFMDEAEYCDRIALINGGKLIALGSPNQLKQSVASNATMEQAFIKLVNDANLRASK; encoded by the coding sequence ATGCAAAACCGTCAGCAAATAGTACTCGATAAGGTAACAAAACAGTTTGAGCATAAAGATCATCAAGTCACTACTGCACTAAAACCTTTATCAACCACAATTTCTGCCCATGGTGTAACAGGTTTAGTTGGACCTGACGGTGCTGGTAAAACAACGTTATTACGAATGCTAGCAGGCTTGCTAACACCAAGCTCCGGTCAAATTAAAGTTGCGCAATACAATCCGATTGATGATCGTGATCAATTGCGAGCAATGCTAGGTTATATGCCACAAAAATTTGGGCTGTACGAAGATTTGACCGTTATTGAAAATCTTAATTTATTTGCTGATCTGCGCCATATCAAAAAAGATGAGCGTCAACAAATGGTTGACAAATTACTAACATTTACTGATTTGGCAAGGTTTACCGAGCGACTGGCGGGTAAGTTATCGGGTGGAATGAAGCAAAAACTAGGATTAGCATGTACTTTGCTCGGTGAACCACAAATTTTATTACTTGATGAGCCCGGAGTTGGGGTAGATCCTATTTCACGACAGGAACTTTGGCATATGGTTCATCAATTAGCGAACGAAGGAATGTTAATTATCTGGAGCACCTCTTATCTTGATGAAGCCGAACAGTGTGAAACAATTTTACTTATGAATCAGGGAGAATTGCTTTTTCAAGGTGCACCACAATGTTTGACTCAACGTGTTAAAGATCGGGTTTATCTACTTTCTTCGCCAATTTCACATCGTCAATTATTGCGAGCGGCATTAAAACTACCACAAATTAGTGACGGTGTGATTGAAGGTGATCGTATTCGTTTAATACTCAAACTTAATGAGTCTATTGATCAAGTTATAGCAAACCTTAAAATAGCTAATATTAGCTATCAACCCACCGCAGGGCGTTTTGAAGATGCTTTTATTGATCGTTTGGGCGGCATATCTAATAAAGAATCAATATTAACTAAAATTATGCCGAATGTTACCGGTTTGCCTGATGATATTGTCATTGAAGCAAAGGATTTGACCCGCACTTTTGGAGATTTCATTGCAACTGATCATGTCAATTTTACTATTAAGCGTGGTGAAATTTTTGGCTTATTAGGTCCCAATGGTGCGGGCAAATCCACTACATTTAAAATGATGTGCGGTTTATTACCGATTAGTAGTGGGCAGGCATTAGTATTGGGATTTGACCTCAAAAAAAGTGCTACTCAAGTGCGAGAGCGCATTGGCTATATGGCTCAACGGTTTTCTTTATACGACAAATTAACCGTACAGCAAAATTTAAACTTCTTTTCGGGCATCTATGGCTTAATGGGTAGCGAACAAACACAGCGCATTAATGAGATGATAACGGCATTTAGCTTTGAGCCAATTTTAGACCAAACTCCGCAATCACTTCCTTTAGGATTTAAACAGCGATTAGCGTTAGCCTGCGCTTTAATGCATAAACCCGATATTGTGTTTCTCGATGAGCCAACATCAGGCGTCGACCCTATCACTCGCCGTGAATTTTGGATCCATATTAACAGTTTAGTCGAAAAAGGTGTTACGGTTATGGTCACCACACACTTTATGGATGAAGCGGAATATTGTGATCGTATTGCATTAATTAATGGCGGTAAGTTAATTGCTTTAGGCTCGCCTAACCAACTTAAGCAATCGGTCGCAAGCAATGCCACTATGGAGCAAGCTTTTATTAAATTGGTGAACGATGCTAACTTGAGGGCGTCAAAATGA
- a CDS encoding ABC transporter permease: protein MSFSLCRTVTLCQKEMKQIIRDPSSWIMAIIIPLILLFLFGYGISLDANKVRIGVLVEQTSQPAHDFVQVLNGSPYIEPIFSDNRSQLSAKLNAGQIRGMLIIPVNFAQQVQNRQATIQLITDGSEPNTANFVQGYLTGIWQIWLQQQSQQQLINSKPIVDITSHVWFNSAAISKNFILPGAITIIMTIIGSILTSLVVAREWERGTMEALLSTPMTKLEFLLSKLIPYYFIGLLALIICFLVTVGIMHVPFRGSFWLLLILSSLYLWVILQLGLLISTITRNQFNAAMIALNVAFLPAVMLSGFVFEINSMPAIIQIITYIIPARYYVNILQTLFLAGDIFSVMLINVGFLLMCLLLLFMVIFKKTHMQLD, encoded by the coding sequence ATGAGTTTTTCACTCTGCCGAACAGTAACACTTTGTCAAAAAGAGATGAAACAGATTATCCGTGACCCCAGCAGTTGGATTATGGCTATCATCATTCCATTGATATTACTGTTTTTATTTGGTTATGGCATTAGTTTAGACGCCAATAAAGTACGTATTGGCGTGCTGGTTGAGCAAACTAGCCAACCTGCTCATGATTTTGTTCAGGTCTTAAATGGCTCCCCATATATTGAACCCATATTTTCGGATAATCGTTCGCAATTGTCGGCGAAATTAAATGCCGGGCAAATTCGAGGCATGCTGATTATTCCGGTTAATTTTGCTCAACAAGTACAAAATCGACAAGCAACAATTCAATTAATTACCGACGGCAGTGAACCGAATACCGCTAATTTTGTACAAGGTTATCTAACCGGCATTTGGCAAATTTGGTTACAGCAACAAAGTCAACAGCAATTAATTAACAGTAAGCCAATTGTCGATATCACTTCCCATGTCTGGTTTAACTCTGCTGCGATTAGCAAGAATTTTATTTTACCCGGTGCGATAACCATAATTATGACTATTATTGGATCAATCTTGACTTCGTTAGTCGTTGCACGTGAATGGGAACGTGGCACGATGGAAGCATTGCTATCAACACCGATGACCAAGTTGGAGTTTTTATTATCTAAACTGATCCCTTATTATTTCATTGGGTTACTTGCTTTAATTATCTGTTTTCTGGTAACGGTTGGTATTATGCATGTGCCTTTCCGAGGATCATTTTGGCTATTATTAATACTAAGCAGCCTATATTTATGGGTTATTTTGCAACTGGGATTATTAATATCTACCATTACTCGAAATCAATTTAATGCAGCGATGATAGCGTTAAATGTTGCATTTTTACCCGCGGTCATGCTTTCAGGTTTTGTATTTGAGATTAATAGTATGCCAGCTATCATCCAAATTATTACTTATATCATTCCTGCACGTTACTACGTCAACATCTTACAAACACTATTTTTAGCTGGCGATATTTTTTCAGTGATGTTGATTAATGTTGGATTTTTACTGATGTGTTTGTTGCTGTTATTTATGGTGATCTTCAAAAAAACTCATATGCAATTAGATTGA
- a CDS encoding ABC transporter permease — protein MLRFIYNMTFYRTVTLIKKELALLWQDKQTRTILIIPVLLQIFIFPFAATLNVNNATIAIYRPTVDQPTTELIDRLANASSFSKVIILDSKQAVTDIINHQKALVVVQLPVDFSRKLLSGQSPQIQIILDGRKSNSAQIAANYIQQIIMQYQQQNNVQDNTGLIVRHRYNSNLDYKNFILPSLVALITTIGVMIVTSLSVAREREQGTLDQLRISPLMTWQIFIGKAIPAIIVATLQGTMVLTASVLIYHIPFQGSLPYYYLCMITYGLSLVGFGLFISALCSTQQQAFIGIITFMVPAILLSGFIAPIENMPQCLQYLTEINPVRHFIELTKQIYLKDVSFTIIWQSLWKLYAITLSLGGIAYYLFKKYV, from the coding sequence ATGCTAAGATTTATCTACAATATGACTTTCTACCGAACTGTAACATTAATTAAAAAGGAGCTAGCCCTACTTTGGCAAGACAAGCAAACTCGCACTATTTTAATTATACCGGTCCTTTTGCAAATTTTTATTTTTCCATTTGCAGCGACGTTGAATGTTAATAATGCAACGATTGCAATTTATCGACCAACGGTAGATCAACCCACCACGGAATTAATTGATCGGCTAGCTAATGCCAGTAGTTTTTCTAAAGTGATTATATTAGATTCGAAGCAAGCAGTAACCGACATCATTAATCACCAAAAAGCCTTAGTGGTTGTGCAATTACCTGTTGATTTTTCCCGTAAGTTACTCAGCGGGCAATCACCACAAATCCAAATTATTTTAGACGGTCGTAAATCAAATAGTGCACAAATTGCTGCCAACTATATTCAGCAAATTATTATGCAATATCAACAACAAAATAACGTGCAAGATAATACCGGATTAATTGTCCGTCACCGTTATAACAGTAATTTAGACTATAAAAATTTCATCTTACCGTCACTGGTTGCCTTAATTACGACGATAGGTGTAATGATTGTCACCTCACTATCGGTGGCACGTGAGCGAGAACAAGGCACACTTGACCAATTACGTATTTCCCCCTTAATGACTTGGCAAATTTTTATAGGTAAAGCGATCCCTGCAATTATCGTTGCCACATTACAAGGTACTATGGTGTTAACCGCCAGTGTTTTGATCTATCACATCCCTTTTCAAGGCTCACTGCCTTATTACTATTTATGTATGATAACTTACGGATTATCTTTGGTTGGATTTGGATTATTTATTTCAGCGCTTTGCTCAACGCAACAACAAGCTTTTATTGGCATTATTACCTTTATGGTGCCTGCGATTTTACTCTCGGGTTTTATTGCGCCAATTGAGAACATGCCACAATGTTTACAGTATTTAACTGAAATAAACCCAGTTCGTCACTTTATCGAATTAACTAAACAGATTTATTTAAAAGATGTCAGTTTTACAATCATCTGGCAAAGTTTATGGAAGCTATATGCAATCACCCTCTCATTAGGGGGAATTGCATATTATCTTTTTAAAAAGTATGTGTAG
- the birA gene encoding bifunctional biotin--[acetyl-CoA-carboxylase] ligase/biotin operon repressor BirA — MRSQQNPLKLIEILADGKSHSGEELAAVFGITRAGINKYIKVLREWGITLNSIQGKGYCLTSPLDLFNKAKIDHYYGADSDVEILPIIDSTNQYLLDRIDTLQSGHSCVAEFQSKARGRRGRKWFAPFGSNLYFSMYWRLEQGIAAAMGLSLVVGIVIADTLRELSGQDIKVKWPNDLYLNDQKLAGILIELAGKTGDYAHAVIGIGVNLNMTNPDTDIVNQAWANLGQVDRNLLVAKVIKALKVNLIKFEQQGLTAFMTDWNRLDNFINRSVKLLIGENIIRGIAKGINDQGALLLEQNGTINAYIGGEISLRSDE, encoded by the coding sequence ATGCGTAGCCAACAAAATCCGCTTAAATTAATTGAAATATTGGCAGACGGTAAGTCTCATTCCGGCGAAGAGCTTGCCGCTGTATTTGGTATTACTCGTGCCGGAATTAATAAATACATTAAAGTCCTGCGTGAGTGGGGTATTACTTTAAACTCTATTCAAGGTAAAGGTTACTGTTTAACCTCACCATTGGATCTATTTAATAAAGCTAAAATTGACCACTATTATGGCGCTGATAGTGATGTTGAAATTTTACCGATCATTGATTCAACTAATCAATATCTACTCGATAGGATTGACACGTTACAATCGGGTCATAGCTGTGTGGCTGAATTTCAGTCTAAAGCCCGAGGGCGAAGAGGGCGCAAATGGTTTGCTCCGTTTGGCAGTAACCTCTATTTTTCCATGTATTGGCGATTAGAGCAGGGCATTGCAGCGGCAATGGGGCTCAGTTTAGTGGTTGGCATAGTGATAGCCGATACGTTACGGGAATTATCCGGGCAAGATATTAAAGTAAAATGGCCCAATGATCTTTATCTTAATGATCAAAAGCTCGCCGGCATTTTAATCGAACTTGCCGGAAAAACGGGCGATTATGCTCATGCTGTTATCGGTATAGGTGTCAATCTGAACATGACCAATCCCGATACCGACATTGTTAATCAAGCGTGGGCTAATTTAGGGCAGGTTGATCGCAATTTGCTGGTTGCCAAAGTGATTAAAGCGCTAAAAGTGAATCTGATTAAATTTGAGCAACAAGGATTAACCGCTTTTATGACTGATTGGAATCGTTTGGATAATTTTATTAATCGATCGGTTAAATTATTAATAGGTGAAAATATTATTCGAGGTATTGCCAAAGGCATAAACGATCAAGGTGCTTTATTGCTTGAACAAAATGGCACAATCAACGCCTACATCGGTGGCGAGATCTCATTACGCAGTGATGAGTAA
- a CDS encoding MFS transporter: protein MRHSYSFPILLTSLLFVTIALSALNTQVPLWLVREDFSLGQIGLVGSSYFTGNLVGTIMANWFISRFNARYTYTYSCLIFAVATIGLSFSMDFYSWAIWRFFIGIACAVTWVVIESCILVTGSVRTRGKMLAIYLTTYYLGTVLGQALLQYFPQDVLYFGLVIALLMGLAILFILLTHYKLPKRKQNSFNIIPMILYKPSRLGLIGCMIAGMLIGSLYSLMPAYYSHLGYSDNQVANWMILLILSGVIAQMPANYCADKYGRRIVLLIESLLTVVACLMLVFNFYSVLAIILLGTTIYTIYPISMAWACSCVRKQEIVTMNQAMLLTNTIGSLIAPAIIAFIMDMTNNTYLFVSFAIISLYFVVLLLRERATDA, encoded by the coding sequence ATGAGACATTCGTATTCATTTCCTATTTTATTAACCAGTTTATTATTTGTCACCATCGCCTTATCAGCTTTAAATACTCAAGTACCACTTTGGTTGGTACGTGAAGATTTTTCGCTAGGGCAAATTGGCTTAGTTGGATCAAGCTATTTTACTGGCAATTTGGTGGGTACTATTATGGCAAATTGGTTTATTAGCCGATTTAATGCCAGATATACTTACACCTATAGTTGCCTTATTTTTGCTGTAGCAACCATTGGGCTAAGTTTTTCAATGGATTTTTACAGTTGGGCGATCTGGCGATTTTTCATCGGTATTGCTTGCGCTGTCACTTGGGTCGTCATTGAAAGCTGTATATTAGTGACCGGTTCAGTGCGCACACGTGGCAAAATGCTAGCTATCTATCTCACCACTTACTATTTAGGAACAGTATTGGGGCAAGCGCTATTACAGTATTTTCCTCAAGATGTGCTCTATTTTGGTTTAGTCATTGCGCTGTTAATGGGATTAGCGATTTTATTTATTTTACTAACTCATTACAAATTACCGAAAAGAAAGCAAAACAGTTTCAATATTATACCGATGATTTTATATAAACCGTCTCGACTCGGTCTGATTGGTTGTATGATAGCCGGTATGCTAATTGGTTCGCTCTATTCGTTAATGCCGGCTTATTACTCTCATTTGGGCTATAGCGATAATCAAGTGGCAAATTGGATGATTTTATTAATCTTATCCGGCGTGATAGCGCAAATGCCAGCAAACTACTGTGCCGATAAATATGGTCGACGAATTGTACTACTGATTGAATCGTTGCTAACGGTGGTAGCTTGCTTGATGTTGGTATTTAATTTTTATTCTGTGCTCGCAATTATTTTATTAGGCACCACCATTTATACGATCTACCCAATCTCGATGGCTTGGGCGTGTTCGTGTGTTCGAAAACAAGAGATTGTGACGATGAATCAAGCGATGTTATTAACCAATACCATTGGTAGTTTAATCGCACCGGCTATTATCGCTTTTATTATGGATATGACCAATAATACCTATTTATTTGTCAGTTTTGCTATAATCTCACTCTATTTTGTCGTTTTATTACTAAGAGAGCGAGCCACTGATGCGTAG
- the murB gene encoding UDP-N-acetylmuramate dehydrogenase: MKQKIPNTFALDVCADNVVTATTILQLKQIWENNVPNQPIMIIGEGSNTLFTTDFAGTIVVNRIKGITITENDTHWLLRVGAGEIWHDLVSQTVEKNIPGLENLALIPGCVGSAPIQNIGAYGVEFQKVADYVELLELATGKIITVTDGQYGYRESIFKHQYDVGYAVIAVGIKLAKNWQPVLSYGELRNFDPQTVTAKMIFDKVCEIRRSKLPDPKVLGNGGSFFKNPVVDKMVADKLLEIYPTMPIYPQVNNQVKLAAGWLIDQCGLKGYQIGGAAVHQQQALVLVNKNNATAQDVIALARYIKNAVYQKFSVHLSPEIRFIGATGEIDVDNYL; encoded by the coding sequence ATGAAACAAAAAATTCCTAATACTTTTGCGCTTGATGTTTGTGCTGACAATGTTGTAACTGCAACCACCATTTTACAGCTTAAGCAAATATGGGAAAATAATGTACCAAATCAACCTATCATGATAATTGGAGAGGGTAGCAATACGCTTTTCACAACCGATTTTGCTGGCACTATTGTGGTTAACCGTATTAAAGGAATCACCATTACCGAAAACGACACACATTGGCTTTTACGGGTAGGCGCTGGGGAGATATGGCATGATCTTGTTTCGCAAACTGTTGAAAAAAATATTCCGGGGCTGGAAAATTTAGCATTAATCCCCGGTTGTGTAGGATCCGCACCGATTCAAAATATTGGTGCATATGGGGTAGAGTTCCAAAAAGTGGCGGATTATGTAGAGTTACTGGAACTGGCTACAGGTAAAATAATTACTGTCACTGACGGACAGTATGGCTATCGGGAAAGCATTTTTAAACACCAATATGACGTCGGTTATGCGGTAATTGCTGTCGGCATTAAACTTGCCAAAAACTGGCAACCGGTATTGAGTTATGGGGAATTAAGAAATTTTGATCCGCAAACTGTTACCGCCAAAATGATCTTCGATAAAGTGTGTGAAATTCGCCGTAGTAAATTGCCCGATCCGAAAGTGTTAGGTAATGGCGGTAGTTTTTTTAAAAATCCGGTAGTCGATAAAATGGTGGCCGATAAGCTACTTGAAATTTACCCAACTATGCCTATATATCCACAGGTAAACAATCAAGTTAAATTAGCCGCAGGTTGGTTAATTGATCAGTGTGGTCTAAAAGGCTATCAAATTGGCGGTGCAGCTGTACATCAGCAACAAGCATTGGTATTAGTTAATAAAAATAACGCAACGGCGCAAGATGTCATTGCTTTAGCTCGCTATATCAAAAACGCAGTTTATCAAAAATTTTCGGTGCACCTGTCGCCAGAAATTCGATTTATTGGTGCAACAGGTGAAATTGATGTGGATAATTATTTATAA
- a CDS encoding phosphopentomutase: MKRVFIMILDSFGIGGAEDAKKYGDEGSDTLGHIAQECALGNADEGRKGALHLPNLGKLGLIEAAYESTGSYPQGMATESEIIGSYGYASEISSGKDTPSGHWEIAGVPVLFDWGYFTNTTNSFPQELLDNIVTRAKLPGYLGNCHSSGTIILDDLGEEHMKSGKPIFYTSADSVFQIACHEETFGLDRLYEICEIARDELNKGDYNIGRVIARPFVGQKAGEFVRTGNRHDLAVEPPAPTMIKKLVDEKQGTVVSIGKIADIYAQVGITKKVKATGIEALFDASLNEIKQAKDNTIVFTNFVDFDSSYGHRRDVAGYAAALEYFDKRLPEMLALIEPGDLLIISADHGCDPTWPGTDHTREHIPVLVYGDRVPVGSLGHRKTFADIGQSVADYFDLSPMEYGESFIRK, from the coding sequence ATGAAAAGAGTATTTATTATGATCCTAGATTCTTTTGGGATCGGTGGCGCAGAAGATGCAAAAAAATATGGGGATGAAGGTTCAGATACATTAGGTCATATCGCTCAAGAGTGTGCCTTAGGTAATGCCGATGAAGGTCGTAAAGGTGCATTACATTTACCTAATTTAGGCAAATTAGGCTTAATTGAAGCTGCATATGAATCGACCGGATCTTATCCGCAAGGCATGGCTACCGAAAGCGAAATAATCGGATCATATGGTTATGCTAGTGAAATTTCTTCCGGTAAAGATACCCCTTCTGGCCACTGGGAAATAGCCGGTGTACCGGTACTTTTTGATTGGGGATATTTTACCAACACCACCAACAGTTTTCCGCAAGAACTATTAGATAATATTGTCACTCGTGCTAAATTGCCCGGTTACCTTGGCAATTGCCACTCTTCGGGTACCATTATTCTTGATGATCTTGGTGAAGAGCACATGAAAAGTGGCAAACCTATTTTTTACACCTCTGCCGATTCGGTATTTCAAATCGCTTGTCACGAAGAAACATTCGGGTTAGATAGACTTTATGAAATTTGTGAAATCGCTCGTGATGAACTCAATAAAGGTGATTACAACATTGGGCGTGTTATTGCCAGACCTTTTGTCGGTCAAAAAGCTGGCGAATTTGTTCGTACCGGTAACCGTCATGATTTAGCAGTAGAGCCACCTGCTCCAACCATGATAAAAAAACTGGTTGATGAAAAACAAGGCACCGTGGTTTCAATCGGTAAAATCGCCGATATTTATGCGCAAGTTGGTATCACTAAAAAAGTTAAAGCAACCGGTATCGAAGCTCTATTTGATGCCTCACTTAACGAAATTAAACAAGCCAAAGATAATACCATTGTGTTCACAAATTTTGTCGACTTTGACTCATCTTATGGGCATAGACGTGACGTTGCAGGTTATGCAGCAGCGTTAGAATATTTTGATAAACGCTTACCGGAAATGCTTGCACTCATCGAGCCGGGTGATCTATTGATTATCAGTGCTGACCACGGCTGCGATCCAACTTGGCCAGGAACGGATCACACTCGTGAGCATATTCCTGTTCTTGTTTATGGTGACCGTGTGCCAGTTGGTTCTTTAGGTCATCGCAAAACCTTTGCTGATATCGGGCAAAGTGTTGCTGATTATTTTGATTTATCACCAATGGAATATGGTGAATCATTTATCCGCAAATAA